In one Spirosoma rigui genomic region, the following are encoded:
- the nuoL gene encoding NADH-quinone oxidoreductase subunit L, translating to MKPELLCALIPLFPLIGFLINGIGFRHVPKGLAGTLATVAVLASFLTSVFLFMAFQATGSAEPLVATLFDWIQVGDLKINFSFQIDQLSLLMLLVVTGVGTLIHLYSIGYMKHDEGFGKFMAFLNLFIFFMLLLVMGSNYVIMFIGWEGVGLCSYLLIGFWNTNTSYNNAARKAFVMNRIGDLGFLLGIFMLINTFGTVEYVDIFKQATSLPMGDSTIFLITILLFVGAMGKSAQIPLFTWLPDAMAGPTPVSALIHAATMVTAGIYMVVRSNVLYSMAPLTLDIIGGIAIATALLAASIGLLQNDIKKVLAYSTVSQLGYMFLGLGATAYTAGMFHVITHAFFKALLFLGAGSVIHAMSDEQDIRKMGGLRKSLPITFITFAIGTWAIAGLPPFAGFFSKDEILAHVFEHSKILWGLGVVGSGLTSFYMFRLLFLTFFGEFRGTEEQRHHLHESPASMTIPLIVLAVLSALGGLLNLPGGGWLSNFMEPLFENARKVNPEAFAESTMEHSTEYILMAVSAGVALLALILAYVMYISRRAVPAPETAERSMPEQVVYNKYYIDELYETIIVRPVRGLGDAFYSFGEGLIDGLVNGVAWLVQKSSAQLRLLQNGSIGFYVLAMVVSIAAIFALRFFIRF from the coding sequence ATGAAACCAGAATTACTCTGTGCGTTAATTCCGCTTTTCCCACTTATTGGTTTCCTCATCAACGGCATTGGCTTCCGGCACGTACCGAAAGGGTTAGCCGGTACGCTGGCCACGGTTGCCGTTCTGGCTTCCTTTCTGACGTCAGTATTTCTGTTCATGGCTTTCCAGGCAACGGGTAGCGCAGAGCCGCTAGTGGCTACGTTGTTCGACTGGATTCAGGTGGGCGATCTTAAGATCAACTTCTCGTTTCAGATCGATCAGCTGAGTTTGCTCATGCTGCTGGTAGTCACGGGTGTTGGTACACTGATCCATCTGTACAGCATTGGCTATATGAAGCATGACGAAGGCTTTGGCAAGTTTATGGCCTTCCTGAACCTGTTCATTTTCTTCATGCTGCTACTGGTGATGGGTTCCAACTACGTCATCATGTTCATCGGCTGGGAAGGAGTTGGGCTGTGCTCATACCTGCTCATTGGCTTCTGGAACACCAACACAAGCTACAACAACGCGGCCCGCAAAGCCTTTGTCATGAACCGTATTGGTGACCTGGGTTTCCTGCTGGGCATATTCATGCTCATCAACACCTTCGGTACGGTTGAGTATGTCGACATATTCAAACAGGCAACAAGCCTGCCCATGGGCGACAGCACCATCTTCCTGATTACTATCCTGCTGTTTGTGGGTGCCATGGGTAAATCGGCACAGATCCCCCTCTTCACCTGGCTGCCCGACGCCATGGCCGGTCCAACACCCGTATCGGCGCTGATCCACGCAGCCACCATGGTGACCGCTGGTATATACATGGTCGTTCGCTCAAACGTGCTGTATTCAATGGCACCATTGACGCTCGATATCATTGGGGGAATCGCCATTGCTACGGCCCTGCTCGCAGCGTCGATTGGGCTGCTCCAGAACGACATCAAGAAGGTACTGGCTTACTCTACCGTTTCACAATTGGGTTACATGTTCCTGGGGTTGGGCGCTACGGCCTACACGGCGGGTATGTTCCACGTTATTACCCACGCCTTCTTCAAGGCACTGCTGTTCCTCGGGGCCGGTAGCGTGATCCACGCCATGTCCGATGAGCAGGACATTCGTAAAATGGGCGGTCTGCGTAAATCACTGCCCATTACCTTCATTACGTTTGCCATCGGGACCTGGGCTATTGCCGGTTTACCACCTTTTGCCGGGTTCTTCTCGAAAGATGAAATTCTAGCACACGTGTTCGAGCACAGTAAGATCCTGTGGGGACTAGGTGTTGTAGGCTCCGGTCTGACCTCATTCTACATGTTCCGCCTGCTGTTCCTGACATTCTTTGGGGAATTCAGGGGAACGGAGGAACAGCGTCATCATCTCCACGAATCGCCTGCTTCCATGACCATTCCGCTGATTGTACTGGCTGTACTGTCGGCGCTGGGTGGCTTGCTGAACCTGCCGGGTGGCGGCTGGCTGAGTAACTTCATGGAGCCCCTGTTCGAGAATGCGCGCAAAGTCAATCCCGAAGCGTTTGCCGAGTCGACGATGGAGCATAGCACCGAGTATATACTGATGGCGGTTTCGGCGGGCGTTGCGCTGCTGGCGCTCATTCTGGCGTATGTCATGTACATCAGCCGCCGGGCGGTTCCGGCTCCTGAAACGGCCGAGCGGTCGATGCCGGAGCAGGTGGTATACAACAAATACTACATCGACGAATTATACGAGACTATCATTGTCCGGCCCGTTCGCGGTTTGGGGGATGCCTTCTACAGCTTCGGCGAAGGGCTGATCGACGGCCTTGTCAATGGTGTAGCTTGGCTGGTGCAGAAAAGTTCGGCGCAGCTGCGGCTGTTGCAAAACGGCTCTATTGGGTTCTATGTGCTGGCTATGGTAGTTAGTATTGCAGCCATTTTTGCGCTGCGCTTCTTTATTCGGTTCTAA
- a CDS encoding complex I subunit 4 family protein codes for MLTLGLIVFPAVAATLILLLGGGSAKQVALAAALVELAVALVAFVQFQPDATSQFGFDYAWIGTLGIRFSAGIDGISVLLVLLTGLLVPMIVLSTFNRQYDRPSTFYALMLFMQAALMGVFTARDGFLFYLFFEAALIPIYFLAAMWGGANRIPVTFKFFVYTIFGSLFMLIALVYLYYQTPATAVSAHSSAIVDFYKLKLTPEAQSWVFWAFFIAFAIKMPVFPFHTWQPDTYVESPTPATMLLAGIMLKMGVYGLIRFILPIVPLGVETWSQTVIILSVIGIVYGSIIAIRQRDMKRLIAYSSFSHVGLMAAGVFSQTETGMQGALIQMLAHGINVVGMFFVADIIFSRTNTNQLDQLGGITRTTPKLTVYFMIMLLGSVALPLTNGFIGEFLLLHGVFTYNHYLGLAAGFTIIFGAVYMLRMFQKSMFGPTSSRTTTFTDLTMSESLVFVPLVIMVFWMGVYPTTFLKVTEPAVVNLMKYIGTTTVSLK; via the coding sequence ATGCTTACTCTTGGTTTGATTGTTTTTCCCGCCGTTGCGGCCACGCTCATTCTGCTCCTCGGGGGCGGGTCGGCGAAGCAGGTAGCCCTGGCAGCCGCATTGGTCGAACTGGCCGTCGCGTTGGTTGCATTCGTGCAGTTTCAGCCAGATGCTACCTCGCAGTTCGGATTCGACTACGCCTGGATTGGCACACTGGGTATCCGTTTCAGCGCCGGTATTGATGGTATCAGCGTCCTGCTGGTATTGCTGACGGGTCTGCTGGTACCCATGATTGTGTTGTCGACTTTCAACCGACAGTATGATCGTCCATCAACGTTCTACGCGCTGATGCTCTTCATGCAGGCGGCTCTGATGGGTGTCTTCACCGCCCGCGACGGGTTCCTGTTCTATCTTTTCTTTGAAGCAGCCCTGATTCCTATCTATTTTCTGGCTGCGATGTGGGGTGGGGCCAACCGCATTCCCGTTACGTTCAAATTCTTTGTCTATACCATTTTCGGCAGCCTGTTTATGCTGATCGCGCTGGTATACCTTTACTACCAGACACCGGCAACGGCGGTATCAGCGCACTCATCGGCCATTGTTGATTTCTACAAGCTTAAACTTACGCCCGAAGCGCAGAGTTGGGTGTTCTGGGCATTCTTTATTGCGTTTGCCATCAAAATGCCGGTTTTCCCGTTTCACACCTGGCAGCCGGATACGTACGTTGAGTCGCCAACTCCGGCTACGATGCTGCTGGCGGGTATCATGCTCAAAATGGGTGTGTACGGTCTGATCCGGTTCATCCTGCCAATTGTTCCGCTGGGTGTTGAAACATGGAGCCAGACGGTCATTATCCTGTCGGTAATCGGTATCGTGTACGGCTCGATCATCGCGATTCGCCAACGCGACATGAAGCGACTGATTGCTTATTCATCCTTCTCCCACGTGGGCCTGATGGCGGCCGGTGTGTTCTCGCAAACGGAGACCGGAATGCAGGGCGCGCTGATTCAGATGCTGGCTCACGGTATCAATGTAGTAGGTATGTTTTTTGTGGCCGATATTATCTTCTCCCGGACCAATACGAACCAGCTCGACCAGCTTGGTGGCATTACCCGCACAACACCGAAGCTGACGGTCTATTTTATGATCATGCTACTTGGTAGTGTGGCCCTGCCGCTGACGAACGGGTTTATCGGCGAGTTCCTGCTTCTGCACGGTGTCTTCACCTACAACCACTACCTTGGATTAGCTGCTGGATTCACCATTATTTTCGGAGCGGTGTACATGCTCCGGATGTTCCAGAAAAGCATGTTCGGGCCAACCTCATCCCGGACGACTACGTTCACTGATCTGACTATGTCAGAAAGCCTGGTGTTTGTCCCGCTGGTGATTATGGTCTTCTGGATGGGTGTGTACCCCACTACGTTCCTGAAAGTAACCGAACCGGCGGTTGTTAACCTGATGAAGTACATTGGCACAACGACTGTCTCATTGAAGTGA
- a CDS encoding NADH-quinone oxidoreductase subunit N translates to MLPIVLLSVFGIVLLFLGFLKSKAILLPATLLFLLIAGVTNFLDWNKTYMYFGNMLRTDNLTMIFTAIILGSAFLVVALSGKFIEDEEAQPAEYYGLIMFSLVGAVMMVGFQNLIMLFVGVEILSVAMYVLTGSDKRNLRSNEAALKYFLMGAFTTGIMLFGMALLYGATGSFTLAGIAAYATNPQQGLSLLMYVGLLMLLIGLLFKVSAAPFHFWTPDVYDGAPSVFTAFMSTVVKTAGFAALFRLLSVSFVGVYQFWWVILAVITAITLVAGNVTAVYQNSFKRMMAYSSISHAGYLLIGLASLGAGTKQAIVFYSLAYSVATIAAFGVLLLVAQQRDTQTLSRDSVGVAGESFDSFNGLARQNPLLGFAMAVSMLSLAGIPLTAGFWGKFYMFSTAVEKGQIWLLVVAVLMSAIGIYYYFRVIIAMYFRDGATEPIRVAPFYKYVLLAATILTIGLGIAPGLLQGLF, encoded by the coding sequence ATGCTTCCCATCGTTCTCCTGTCGGTTTTTGGCATTGTGCTGCTGTTTCTTGGCTTTCTGAAGTCGAAGGCGATTCTGCTGCCTGCCACGCTGCTGTTTTTGCTGATTGCAGGCGTCACCAATTTTCTGGATTGGAACAAGACGTACATGTATTTCGGGAATATGCTTCGGACGGATAACCTGACGATGATATTCACCGCCATTATTCTGGGCTCTGCATTTCTGGTAGTTGCGCTGTCGGGCAAATTCATTGAGGACGAAGAAGCACAACCCGCCGAATACTACGGTCTGATCATGTTCTCACTGGTTGGCGCCGTTATGATGGTTGGTTTTCAGAACCTGATCATGCTTTTTGTGGGCGTTGAGATCCTGTCGGTAGCCATGTATGTACTTACTGGCAGCGACAAGCGTAACCTGCGCTCGAATGAGGCCGCGCTGAAGTACTTCCTCATGGGGGCGTTCACAACGGGTATTATGCTGTTTGGCATGGCATTACTGTACGGTGCCACGGGTTCGTTCACGCTGGCCGGCATTGCGGCATACGCCACCAACCCCCAGCAGGGTCTTTCGCTGTTAATGTACGTTGGCCTGCTCATGCTGCTCATTGGCCTACTCTTTAAAGTTTCGGCGGCCCCTTTCCATTTCTGGACTCCCGACGTGTATGATGGCGCTCCGAGCGTCTTTACTGCGTTCATGTCGACCGTTGTCAAGACGGCCGGTTTCGCGGCCCTGTTCCGCCTGTTGTCGGTATCCTTCGTGGGTGTTTACCAATTCTGGTGGGTGATCCTAGCTGTTATAACGGCAATCACACTCGTCGCCGGTAACGTAACGGCCGTTTATCAGAACAGCTTCAAGCGGATGATGGCCTACTCCAGCATCTCACACGCGGGGTACCTGCTCATTGGGCTGGCCTCGCTGGGGGCGGGGACCAAGCAGGCTATTGTCTTTTACTCCCTGGCCTACTCGGTTGCGACGATTGCTGCGTTTGGCGTGTTGCTTCTGGTTGCTCAGCAGCGCGATACGCAAACTCTTTCCCGGGATAGCGTTGGCGTTGCCGGCGAAAGTTTCGATTCGTTCAACGGATTGGCGCGCCAGAATCCGCTATTGGGTTTTGCAATGGCGGTTTCTATGCTGTCGCTCGCAGGTATTCCGCTGACGGCTGGCTTCTGGGGTAAGTTCTACATGTTTTCAACGGCGGTAGAAAAAGGACAAATCTGGTTGCTGGTCGTGGCGGTACTGATGTCGGCTATCGGTATCTACTACTACTTCCGGGTCATTATCGCGATGTACTTCCGCGACGGTGCTACGGAACCGATTCGGGTAGCTCCTTTTTACAAATATGTGCTGTTGGCCGCGACCATTCTAACCATTGGATTAGGTATTGCTCCGGGCTTGTTGCAGGGTCTTTTCTAA
- a CDS encoding GtrA family protein, with translation MNVSSIQQPKQREFKDLFTFFLTALLGASINFISRIFYRTYFDFDTSVLCGYLTATILTFIPTKRYAFSAGKTGNTGREAVKFLGIALIALVVQVYVAKYTLEWIATPLFPSPELKLWRETGAHLVGMGMSFLANYFGHKMLTFRSTGVYDRLRSRSAS, from the coding sequence GTGAACGTGAGTAGTATCCAGCAACCTAAGCAACGAGAATTTAAGGACCTCTTCACGTTCTTCCTGACGGCCTTGCTAGGGGCATCTATCAATTTCATAAGCCGTATTTTCTATCGTACCTATTTCGATTTTGATACGAGCGTCCTCTGCGGCTACCTGACCGCTACGATACTGACTTTTATTCCGACGAAGCGCTACGCGTTCTCAGCGGGCAAAACCGGGAACACCGGCCGTGAGGCTGTCAAGTTTTTGGGTATCGCCCTGATAGCGCTGGTCGTACAGGTGTACGTTGCCAAGTACACACTGGAATGGATTGCCACCCCGCTGTTTCCATCGCCGGAACTGAAACTATGGCGCGAAACGGGCGCTCACCTGGTGGGCATGGGCATGAGCTTTCTAGCCAACTATTTCGGTCACAAGATGCTTACCTTCCGAAGTACGGGTGTATATGACAGACTGCGTTCACGATCGGCCAGTTGA
- a CDS encoding PG1828 family lipoprotein — protein MKKLVTLLFVGSMLTFAACQSKPKTEEAAVDSTAVMSTDTTTMTTDSAAAVVDSAATTAADSAK, from the coding sequence ATGAAAAAATTAGTTACTCTCCTGTTCGTTGGTAGCATGTTGACCTTCGCTGCCTGCCAGAGCAAGCCAAAAACTGAAGAAGCCGCTGTTGATTCGACCGCTGTAATGTCGACCGACACCACCACGATGACTACGGATTCTGCTGCTGCTGTAGTTGATTCGGCCGCTACGACCGCTGCTGACAGCGCAAAGTAA
- the priA gene encoding replication restart helicase PriA: MENLTHTLFSSSDAEEVTFFADLILPIPVPKLFTYRVPREMADVLKIGARVIVPFGKNNSRVFTAVVARLHNSPPTGYQARYITEVLDEYPLVTGYQLELFRWMAEYYMCCIGDVMNIALPSGLKISSQSKVQVNPDFDYPELLTEFEDVLLTELKKQQALTYDELARLAGEGTNVPALIKSLVGKKAVIVFEEVREKYIPKMIRKVRLNPTYEEKEQLLVLLNRLEKLPKQQEVVMRYLSHVPVQMNPELNQKGLDKTILNQDDTVSQSSLTTLIKNTVFETFEVIQPRFSDNALPHAEIKLTEAQREASEQIMAQFERQNIVLLHGITGSGKTEVYIDLIQQALGSGSQVLYLLPEIALTTQIVVRLQRVFGDKMGIYHSKFSDNERVEVWKGVVSGQYQFVVGVRSSVFLPFDNLGLIIVDEEHETSYKQHDPAPRYHARDVAMMLAHWQQAKVLLGSATPSLETYYQAKQGRYGLVELVKRFGDATLPNILLIDTKVEKRQKTMKNEFSSALLNALETNMNRKEQSILFQNRRGYSPYMQCEDCDWTAECPNCAVSLTYHQRDAELRCHYCGHKEEVPRICPICGSTKVRTIGFGTEKLEDQLQIIFPASKVLRMDLDTTRAKNAYQQIIQEFEGGEVDILVGTQMITKGLDFDNVSLVGIFDADRLIHFPDFRATERSFQMLTQVSGRAGRRAGRQGTVLIQTNNPQQTILQKIIENDYKGLYDEEIRERQDFNYPPFSRLIKLTVRHADKAISQQAADRLAAELMDALGSSRVLGPEQPLVERIRNLFLFDILVKIERDKVNIKAVKSYIQDRINDILTDKGLRQVSIIIDVDCL; encoded by the coding sequence GTGGAAAATCTCACCCATACTCTGTTTTCATCCTCCGACGCGGAAGAAGTTACCTTCTTCGCCGACCTGATTCTGCCCATCCCGGTACCAAAACTTTTCACCTACCGGGTTCCCCGGGAAATGGCCGATGTGCTTAAGATTGGAGCCCGGGTCATTGTCCCCTTCGGAAAAAATAATAGCCGGGTTTTCACGGCCGTTGTGGCCCGTCTGCACAACTCCCCGCCTACCGGATACCAGGCGCGCTACATCACCGAAGTACTGGACGAGTACCCACTGGTGACCGGCTATCAGCTGGAGCTTTTTCGGTGGATGGCCGAGTACTACATGTGTTGCATTGGTGACGTGATGAACATCGCCCTGCCGTCGGGACTAAAAATATCGAGCCAGTCCAAAGTTCAGGTTAACCCCGACTTTGACTACCCCGAACTGTTGACCGAGTTCGAGGACGTTCTGCTGACCGAACTAAAAAAGCAGCAAGCGCTCACCTACGACGAACTTGCCCGGCTGGCCGGCGAAGGAACCAACGTGCCCGCCCTGATCAAGTCGCTGGTGGGTAAAAAAGCCGTGATCGTTTTTGAGGAAGTACGGGAAAAGTACATTCCAAAAATGATTCGCAAAGTCCGCCTTAACCCAACCTACGAAGAGAAGGAACAACTGCTTGTGCTGTTGAACCGGCTCGAAAAACTGCCCAAACAGCAGGAAGTCGTCATGCGCTATCTGAGTCACGTGCCGGTGCAGATGAACCCGGAACTGAACCAGAAGGGGCTGGATAAAACCATTCTCAACCAGGACGACACGGTGTCGCAGTCCTCGCTGACCACGCTCATTAAGAATACCGTTTTCGAAACGTTTGAAGTGATTCAGCCTCGTTTCTCAGACAATGCGCTACCCCATGCCGAGATAAAACTGACGGAAGCCCAGCGCGAGGCTTCTGAACAGATCATGGCGCAGTTCGAACGCCAGAATATTGTGCTCCTGCACGGCATTACGGGCAGCGGAAAAACCGAAGTGTACATCGATCTGATTCAGCAGGCGCTGGGCAGCGGCTCACAGGTTCTTTACTTACTCCCCGAAATAGCCCTTACCACACAAATTGTAGTAAGGCTCCAGCGCGTGTTCGGCGACAAAATGGGGATTTACCACTCCAAGTTTTCCGATAACGAACGGGTAGAAGTCTGGAAAGGTGTGGTGTCAGGCCAGTACCAGTTCGTTGTGGGCGTTCGGTCATCGGTGTTTCTGCCCTTCGATAACCTGGGGCTTATCATTGTCGACGAGGAACACGAAACCAGCTACAAGCAGCATGACCCGGCCCCGCGCTACCACGCCCGCGATGTGGCCATGATGCTGGCCCACTGGCAGCAGGCTAAGGTCCTGCTGGGATCGGCAACGCCATCGCTCGAAACGTATTACCAGGCTAAACAGGGACGGTACGGACTGGTCGAATTAGTTAAACGATTTGGTGATGCTACGCTACCGAACATTCTGCTGATCGACACCAAAGTGGAAAAGCGGCAGAAGACGATGAAAAATGAATTTTCGTCGGCACTGCTCAATGCCCTTGAGACGAACATGAACCGTAAGGAGCAGAGCATCCTGTTCCAGAACCGGCGCGGATACTCGCCATACATGCAGTGTGAAGACTGCGACTGGACTGCCGAATGTCCTAACTGTGCTGTTAGCCTGACCTATCACCAGCGCGACGCCGAACTACGGTGTCACTATTGCGGGCATAAGGAAGAAGTGCCCCGCATCTGCCCAATCTGCGGTTCTACCAAAGTGCGGACCATCGGGTTTGGCACCGAGAAGCTGGAAGACCAGCTCCAAATCATATTCCCGGCGTCGAAAGTGCTACGGATGGATCTGGACACAACCCGCGCCAAAAACGCCTACCAGCAGATTATCCAGGAATTTGAAGGGGGTGAGGTTGATATTCTCGTCGGTACCCAGATGATTACCAAAGGGCTCGACTTCGATAACGTCAGCCTGGTCGGTATTTTCGACGCCGACCGGCTTATTCACTTCCCTGACTTCCGGGCTACCGAACGTTCGTTTCAAATGCTTACGCAGGTTAGCGGGCGGGCGGGGCGACGGGCGGGGCGGCAGGGGACGGTACTCATTCAGACCAACAACCCTCAGCAGACGATTCTGCAGAAAATCATTGAAAACGACTACAAAGGCTTGTACGACGAGGAAATTCGCGAACGGCAGGATTTTAACTATCCTCCTTTCTCCCGACTGATTAAGCTGACCGTTCGCCATGCCGACAAAGCTATTAGCCAGCAGGCGGCCGACCGTCTAGCGGCCGAACTCATGGATGCCCTCGGCAGCAGTCGTGTTCTGGGGCCTGAACAGCCCCTCGTTGAACGTATCCGTAACCTGTTTCTGTTCGATATTCTCGTCAAGATCGAACGTGACAAGGTGAACATCAAAGCGGTAAAATCCTATATTCAAGACCGGATCAACGATATTTTGACCGATAAAGGCTTACGTCAGGTCAGTATTATTATCGACGTAGATTGTCTGTAG
- a CDS encoding YpdA family putative bacillithiol disulfide reductase translates to MQLYDVIIVGGGPCGLAAGIEAAKAGLSHLILDMGSLTESIRQYPRRMRFFSTAENIEIGGLPFPISGVKAGRDEALQYYRKAAAYYRLNFKLFQEVWDVTKTDDLFTVSTKTGEQYQGKKVIMATGYFTHPRWLGIPGENLPHVSHYYDEPFKYSFTNVVIIGASNSAVEAALELYRHDVNITVVHRGEDFRSTVKYWLIPDVKNRVKEGKIKTVFDSVVTQIDEQSVTINNLKTGTETQLPADFVLVLTGYVPDAALLQRCGIELDPVTQVPVFNKETFETNVSGLYVCGTVLAGIYTEKVFIENGREHAQSIIDHIMGREVHKVAELIQRI, encoded by the coding sequence ATGCAACTATACGACGTCATCATCGTTGGCGGTGGCCCCTGTGGGCTGGCAGCCGGCATTGAAGCCGCAAAAGCGGGCCTTAGCCACCTGATTCTGGACATGGGAAGCCTGACGGAATCAATCCGGCAGTATCCGCGCCGGATGCGGTTTTTCTCCACGGCCGAAAACATCGAAATCGGTGGACTGCCATTTCCTATCTCGGGCGTGAAGGCCGGTCGTGACGAGGCTCTTCAATACTATCGGAAAGCTGCGGCCTATTATCGACTCAACTTCAAGTTGTTTCAGGAGGTCTGGGATGTGACCAAGACGGACGATCTGTTCACGGTATCAACCAAAACCGGTGAGCAGTATCAGGGAAAGAAGGTGATTATGGCAACGGGCTATTTTACCCACCCGCGCTGGCTGGGAATTCCCGGCGAAAACCTGCCGCATGTATCCCACTACTACGATGAGCCCTTCAAATACTCATTCACGAACGTAGTGATCATTGGCGCGTCGAACTCAGCGGTTGAGGCTGCTTTAGAGTTGTACCGCCATGATGTAAACATTACGGTTGTGCACCGGGGAGAGGATTTCCGGAGCACGGTGAAATACTGGTTGATTCCGGATGTGAAGAACCGGGTGAAAGAAGGCAAGATTAAAACCGTTTTCGACTCCGTCGTGACGCAGATCGATGAACAGTCGGTTACGATTAATAACCTCAAGACCGGAACCGAAACCCAGCTTCCCGCCGACTTTGTGCTGGTGCTGACGGGTTATGTTCCCGATGCTGCGCTGCTGCAACGTTGCGGTATTGAGCTGGACCCGGTTACGCAGGTACCTGTTTTCAACAAAGAAACCTTCGAAACGAACGTATCGGGTTTGTATGTTTGCGGTACGGTACTGGCCGGAATCTACACGGAAAAAGTATTTATCGAAAATGGCCGTGAACACGCTCAGTCCATTATCGATCACATTATGGGCCGCGAGGTGCACAAGGTCGCGGAACTGATCCAGCGGATCTGA
- a CDS encoding nucleoside deaminase, protein MDEFMQEAIAQARKSLSEGGIPIGSALVKNGKLVASGHNKRVQEDNPILHGEMDCLNNAGRVGSFRDTVIYSTLMPCYMCAGTIVQFKIPRVIVGESRTFAGARAFMEEHGVEVIDLDLPECVDMMNGFIAEKPTLWNEDIGEL, encoded by the coding sequence ATGGATGAATTTATGCAGGAAGCCATTGCTCAGGCGCGCAAGAGTTTGAGTGAAGGCGGTATCCCGATCGGCTCTGCGCTGGTCAAGAATGGTAAACTGGTAGCTTCTGGCCACAACAAGCGCGTACAGGAAGACAATCCCATCCTGCACGGTGAGATGGACTGCCTCAACAACGCTGGCCGCGTTGGCTCCTTCCGCGACACGGTCATCTACTCCACCCTGATGCCCTGTTACATGTGCGCCGGAACCATCGTCCAGTTCAAAATTCCCAGGGTCATCGTGGGCGAGTCGCGGACCTTTGCCGGGGCGCGGGCGTTCATGGAAGAACACGGCGTTGAGGTGATCGATCTCGATCTGCCCGAATGTGTTGACATGATGAATGGCTTCATTGCTGAAAAACCAACCCTTTGGAACGAGGATATTGGCGAGTTATAA
- the fucP gene encoding L-fucose:H+ symporter permease, translated as MPATATAQPSTSASFTESKYLITLVFVTSLFMFWGVAITMGDVLNKHFQHVLSLTKTQSAFVQFAIFGAYFVMGIPAGLFMKRFGYKNGVLLGLSLFAIGSFLFVPAAAAASFTYFGIALFILGCGISTLETVAHPFVASLGDQRTSDQRINFAQAFNALGAIIGPAIGSYFLLRNNTAGSTDLTSVKTLYIVIGSVIATIAILFSFVKVPALTDPHGVTDTDAANVDAEPGKTLFQHKHFVWAVIAQFFNVAAQGGTWAFFINYGHEKMGFSDATAGNYMVLFMGLMLAGRFVGTFLMRVIAPNNLLAIFAACNIVMCIIVAQSFGWPSFIALMMLNFFFSIMFPTIFSLGLKNLGAHTQQASSFISMGVVGGAVFPFLMGMVAEKDVATAYYLPIICYTVIFLFGAKFSKVR; from the coding sequence ATGCCGGCAACCGCCACTGCCCAACCAAGCACATCCGCTTCGTTTACCGAATCAAAGTACCTCATTACCCTGGTGTTTGTTACGTCCCTGTTCATGTTCTGGGGAGTTGCCATTACCATGGGCGATGTATTGAACAAGCACTTTCAGCACGTATTGAGCCTGACCAAGACGCAGTCGGCCTTTGTGCAATTCGCCATATTCGGTGCTTATTTCGTGATGGGAATCCCGGCGGGACTGTTCATGAAACGATTTGGCTACAAAAACGGCGTTCTTCTGGGACTTTCCCTGTTTGCCATTGGTTCGTTTCTGTTCGTTCCTGCTGCGGCTGCGGCTTCATTTACTTACTTCGGCATCGCCCTGTTCATCCTGGGCTGTGGCATTTCGACGCTGGAAACCGTTGCCCACCCGTTTGTAGCCTCGCTCGGCGATCAGCGCACCAGTGACCAGCGCATTAACTTCGCGCAGGCTTTCAACGCCCTGGGTGCCATCATTGGCCCCGCAATCGGTTCTTATTTTCTGCTTCGGAACAACACCGCTGGCAGTACCGACCTGACCTCGGTCAAGACGTTGTACATCGTGATCGGCAGCGTCATTGCTACCATTGCCATCCTGTTCTCGTTTGTGAAAGTACCGGCGTTGACCGATCCACACGGGGTGACCGATACCGATGCCGCCAATGTCGATGCTGAACCCGGCAAAACCCTTTTTCAGCACAAGCACTTTGTGTGGGCCGTTATTGCCCAGTTTTTCAACGTAGCAGCGCAGGGGGGTACCTGGGCGTTCTTTATCAACTACGGCCACGAAAAAATGGGGTTCTCCGATGCCACGGCGGGTAACTACATGGTACTGTTCATGGGGCTGATGCTGGCCGGACGTTTCGTGGGTACGTTCCTGATGCGGGTTATTGCGCCTAACAACCTGCTGGCCATTTTTGCAGCCTGTAATATTGTTATGTGCATCATTGTCGCCCAGAGTTTTGGCTGGCCTTCGTTCATTGCACTAATGATGCTTAATTTCTTCTTCAGCATCATGTTCCCGACCATTTTCAGCCTCGGCCTGAAGAACCTGGGGGCGCATACCCAGCAAGCTTCCTCGTTTATTTCAATGGGTGTCGTAGGCGGTGCCGTGTTTCCCTTCCTGATGGGTATGGTGGCCGAGAAGGACGTAGCAACGGCTTATTACCTCCCCATCATTTGCTACACGGTTATTTTCCTTTTCGGCGCCAAATTCTCTAAAGTACGCTGA